ACAAACACTAACGACACCTTATCGAAGTTTTGGTTCATCGTTTCAAACGCTGTTCCTCCAATAGGCTTTTTTCTGTTTTTTAGACACCGAAGCCAATACCCAAACAAAGCACGCAGAGCATTAACAAGCGGCTTAATCGGAGTTCCGATTGCAATACTAATGGGTTACATAATAAACACTTATATTCTAAAATAATACAACTATGGCTAAAAATATAATTTCGTTGCTACTGCTGATCGTATCTGTAGTATTGAATACAAAACATTCTTGGGACACATTCAATTATAAAAACAATTCTGAGTCTCTGAAGGCAATGACCAACCTGGGAATTAGTGAATCCGCTATACCCTTCCTTGGAATCCTAATGCTCCTAATTACAGCGCTGTTATTGATTCCGCGTACATTTTTCATTGGCAACTTATTCAATGCCTTTGCAATTGTTCTCATTATGGCCTTGGCTTTAAAGTCTGGCAATTATAAAATGGCATTGATCGAAATACCGTTTCTGGTAATGCCATTAATTATGATTTGGCTTAATTATCCTTTCAAAAAATAACTTAACTTGCATTATGGCAAATTTCAAACCTTATAGAATAAACTCAATATCTGAGATACACCAGCTGATGGGGCTTCCAAAACCCCATCATCCGCTAATTAGCATCGTAGATCTAAAAGGTCTCCGAAATGATACTGGTATTGATGCCGTTATTTTCGACATGTATGTAATTTCGATGAAAAGAGGCTGCGACGGACTACATTATGGACAGCAGAAATATGACTTTGACGAGGGGCTTATGGCTTTTTTATCTCCGGGACAGGTTTTGCGTGGTGAAGAAAGCGGTGTTCCGCCTAATCTTGAAGGATGGATGCTTTTTGTACATCCCGATTTTTTATGGAATACCTCTCTAGCCAAAAAAATAAAAAAATATGAATACTTTGGTTATTCGACCAGCGAAGCATTGTTTCTTTCTGATAAAGAAGAAACGGTTATAAATGACATTGTAAAAAATATAAAAGAAGAATATCATTCTAACATCGACAAATTCAGTCAGGATATTATTATTTCAAACCTTGAAACTCTGTTGAATTATTCAGAACGTTTTTACGAAAGGCAGTTCATTACAAGAAAAGTCACAAATCATAAATTACTGGAAAGAGTTGAGGATTTACTGGAAAATTACTTTCTTAGCAATCAACAGGTATTAAACGGGATTCCATCTGTTGATTTTCTTGCTCAAAAACTTAATATTTCTCCCAAATATCTCAGCAGTATGCTCAAGCAGCTTACTGGACTTACTGCCCAGCAGCACATACAAATCAAGGTACTTGAGCAAGCTAAAGAAAAGCTTTCTACATCTGGACTTACCGTGAGCGAGATAGCATTTGATCTCGGATTTGAGCATTCGCAGTCGTTTAGCAAGTTTTTTAAAAGTAAAACAAACCTCTCTCCTTTAGAATTTAGAAAATCATTCAATTAAAGCTGTAGTCTTATTACAACCTACAACTCAAATTTAATGATCATGGATTTAAATCTAAACGTTTTAAAATCAGTGATCGTAAACGTTCTTCATGCTCATCACCCCAATTTCCTATGGCTGAAATTACAGGAATTAGTGTTTTGCCGAAATCTGTCAAGCTGTATTCGACTTTAGGAGGCACAACAGGGTAAATAATCTTTGAAACAAGTTCATGTTCCTCTAATTCCTTCAGCTGAATATTTAAAACCCTGCGGGAAGCATCTGGTATTTTACGCTGCAGTTCACTAGGTCTTTTATGTCCCTGATTAATAAACCAAAGCAAACGGATCTTCCATTTACCGTACAATACTTCACCTATTAAATCTAGACCGCAATTTAAGTTTGGAATTGTTTTTCTTTCATACATATTGCAAAATTAATATATATCCCAATTTGTGCAATAGGGGAATAATTTATCCCTATATGAATCGTAACTCCGTACTTGTGAGGAAGTAACGTACTTCCGAGATTTGTACAAAGAAATTTAAAATACGATATAAGATGGACTATCAAAATGAATTATCAGGCAGAATTGCCTTAGTAACAGGAGGTACAAAAGGAACTGGAAAAGCAATTGCAGAAAGACTGCTGCAAGCAGGTGCAACAGTAATTATTACTGCTAGAAATGCATCCGAAAAAGAAAACAGCAAATTACATTTCATTCCTTCCGATTTAAGTACAAAAGAAGGAGCAGAAAAAGTAATCAACGAAGTGCTATCGTCGTATGGAAGGCTCGATATTCTGGTAAACAATCTTGGTTCTTCAGCAACCCCTGCCGGCGGCTTCAGCACATTGACTGATGAAGACTGGGAATCAACTCTACAGGCTAATTTGCTCGCTCCTGTTCGACTAGACAGAGGATTCTTACCACAAATGATCGATAAAAAAAGTG
This is a stretch of genomic DNA from Flavobacterium endoglycinae. It encodes these proteins:
- a CDS encoding helix-turn-helix domain-containing protein — protein: MANFKPYRINSISEIHQLMGLPKPHHPLISIVDLKGLRNDTGIDAVIFDMYVISMKRGCDGLHYGQQKYDFDEGLMAFLSPGQVLRGEESGVPPNLEGWMLFVHPDFLWNTSLAKKIKKYEYFGYSTSEALFLSDKEETVINDIVKNIKEEYHSNIDKFSQDIIISNLETLLNYSERFYERQFITRKVTNHKLLERVEDLLENYFLSNQQVLNGIPSVDFLAQKLNISPKYLSSMLKQLTGLTAQQHIQIKVLEQAKEKLSTSGLTVSEIAFDLGFEHSQSFSKFFKSKTNLSPLEFRKSFN
- a CDS encoding winged helix-turn-helix transcriptional regulator gives rise to the protein MYERKTIPNLNCGLDLIGEVLYGKWKIRLLWFINQGHKRPSELQRKIPDASRRVLNIQLKELEEHELVSKIIYPVVPPKVEYSLTDFGKTLIPVISAIGNWGDEHEERLRSLILKRLDLNP
- a CDS encoding SDR family oxidoreductase gives rise to the protein MDYQNELSGRIALVTGGTKGTGKAIAERLLQAGATVIITARNASEKENSKLHFIPSDLSTKEGAEKVINEVLSSYGRLDILVNNLGSSATPAGGFSTLTDEDWESTLQANLLAPVRLDRGFLPQMIDKKSGVIIHIASIQGKLPLYDSTLPYAAAKAGLINYSKSLSNEVTPKGVRVLTVSPGWINTTASKDWLGEIARNANSTIEEAQQSVMNALGGIPYGRPAEPEEVAELVGFLVSPRASYLTGTEFVIDGGTVPTI